CGAGGGAGTTGGAAGTTAGTAAGAGAGCGGCCGAAGCTGCCAACGAGAGCAAGACgctcttcatcgccaatATTTCTCACGAATTAAAAACACCCCtgaatggcatcatgggcATGTGCGCTGTTTgcatggaagaagacgacattGTACGAATAAAGCAGTCCCTCAAAACACTCTATAGATCAGGTACGTGTCACCCCCCCTGCTTGTTGAGGAGCCCCATATCTCCTAGCTTGACATTTTGCTTACCACATTCACTAGGTGACCTCCTGCTACATCTTCTAGAAGATCTTCTTAGTTTCTCCAAGAACCAAATTGGCCAGCACATTAGCCTCGAGGAGAGAGAGTTTCGGTTGGGCGACATCAAGTCACAAATGTTGTCCATCTTCGACAAGCAGGTGCGCGAGAGCGACATCACATTCACCGTGAGCCTTCTCAGCACCGAAAACACAGAGCTAGATGAGATTTTCGACTCAGAAAAGAGACTGCCCGCCCTTGGCCCCGACGGCATGGGTCGACTGAAAGATGTCTATGTCTGGGGTGACCAGCATAGAATTCTGCAGGTCATGATTAATCTCGTCAACAACAGTCTAAAGTTCACTCCCGCCGGCGGCAAAGTAGATTTGCGAATCCGGTGCATTTCCGAGGTTGAGCAGCCGAATAATGACAATAGCCGGACCTCATCTTTGTCTAAAAGTGGTTCAACACGAGTTGGGCGAAGCCGGCATAGAGGCAGTACGGGATCTAGCCGATCTACCAATTCTAGAACAACGAATGCTTCTGCAACGCTCAGGAACGGCACTGCTCTCTCAATCAATCCCATGGATCCCAAGGCCACTCCCCATGTTCGCGTCCGAGAGAGGTCACCgacaccgccgccgccaaacGCGAAGCCCTACATATTTGAATTTGAGGTGGAAGATACAGGCCCTGGTATCCCTGAGCATATGCAAGACAAGATTTTTGAACCGTTTGTTCAAGGTGATCTTGGCTTGAACAGGAAGTTTGGGGGAACTGGCCTGGGACTGAGCATCTGCTCGCAGTTGGCCAAGCTGATGGGCGGATCAGTTACTCTGAAGAGCACTGTGGGTGTCGGATCAACGTTTACGATGCAAATTCCCCTCAAGTTTGTCAAGGACCGCCCGCCGAGTACAGCTTCCAGCAGCACGAATTCGAGACCAACCAGCGTTAGATCTACGGCTGGTGACCATGCCCGAAATCCCATGAATTCCATGAACTCCATGAATGGATCGGCATCGCCTCTGCAAGACCCCAAATCTAAGAGCACCCCGGCTCTGCTAGACAACAAACTGCCCCGTCTCGTGGGCCTCAGCGCGCCGTTTTTCGCAAAGTCTACATCCGCTCCAAGCAAGGAGGATCAGACCGCGGCCATTGACAAGGCAATGGCGAACAAGACGGGCAAGGGTAAACTTCGCGTGTTGGTTGCCGACGATAATGCAACCAATGTCGAGGTGGTGAGTAGGATGCTCAAGCTCGAAGAAGTTTACGacgttgccattgccaaggaCGGCCAGGAGGCTTACGAGTTGGTCAAAGCCAGCATGGAGAAGAACCAGCGCTTTGATGTAATATTTATGGACATTCAGATGCCAAACGTCGACGGCTTACAATCGACTCGACTTATTCGCAAGATGGGCTACGTGGCCCCCATCGTTGCGCTTACCGCTTTCTCCGAAGAGAGCAATGTAAAAGAGTGTATAGAATCAGGCATGGACGAGTTTTTGAGCAAACCCATCAGGCGGCCAGCCCTGAAGAAGGTGCTCAAGAAGTTCGTCACGATTCCAGAAGAACCCGAGACAACTGGCTcgatgaaagaaaagggatcCAACCACACGTATACGATGAATGGGACAAACGGAACAAACGGGATAAATGGGAAAATAAGGGAATAAGCGTACTGTATAGAATaataatatcttttttttttgtttcttggttTACGAAGGAGTTTCACACATCTGGTGATGATTTTGGGTTGGTCTGTTATTGGTGGCTGGGGCGGTTTGTTTGCGTCGTCGACTTTGCCTGACAAAACTCAGGCTACACATTTGTACATAGAAAGAAGTTTTTGGCAGCATTAACTCCATATTAGACTCGTGCAGTCTCTTTTTCTGCATTCTCGATCGGATTCTACGCTGCTGGATCGACGTCGGCTCCTAAAAATGCCTAGTTGTAACCCCACATCCCCTTGCCGGCCGGTTCCTACGAGTAATTTGACATTCGTCGATTCTGTCTGAAAGGGCCGATGGCTGGAGACGCCGTGCCCGCTTGAGCCTAACTCTTAATCCCCCTTTACTGAATCCAAGTTGTTTGTCTATGCCTCGGTAAAGCCCCTCGGGATTTCTCTATCCTCGTATAAATCTGGGGTCGCGTATTTTGTGTTCCAAAGGCTAGTTGACATGATAATGTGACTGGTCTGGGGCTATTCAACCGGTGAGCTTCCCCGCCGGATGAATgatgagtgtgtgtgtgtagcTGAAGCAGCCTGTACCCATACGAAGTGCCAAGCGTAGGTAGCGCCTGTCATATTTAGTGATCTAGGCTTGAACAGGTAGAGTATGTTTTCTAGACTACATGAAAGTATTCCCATATGGCATTAGTCCAAAGGTGGGCTCTTTGCGGTTAGACTTTCGAACACACATAAATGCTTTGCAAACTGTATAGCCTTCAGCTCTACACTATTTTGGTAGAGAAGGCACAAATACTATCGTTTGataccagcaacaacacGATCGTCTCCCCATCCAGCTACTCTTATACAGTTGTCCTTGCCTTGACGGTTACATCAAAGTTATTCGGCTTGACAAACCAGTAGTTTGTTGTTTTCCAATCCCTTTGCCTATCTTGTAGCTCAAAATCAAAGTTTTTGATAAGTAGTGGAATGAGCTTTGACATTTCCAGATAGGAAATGTGTCGACCGATGCAAGTGCGAGATCCCAAACCAAACTACTCCCACATTAGTAATTGataattttcttttgtatGCTGTAAACATCAAGGGCTCGTTCATTTAGGTGATACTTACCGGCAAGTAGTATGCGTTCATCTGTCCAATCCTATcgcctccttctttttcagctTCCAGCCATCTCTCTGGTCGgaatgctgcagcatctctgCCAAATACGTCTTCGTTATAGTGCGCAGTCCATGTATTAAGGCCAATAGTTGTGCCCTCTGGAAAGAATTGCCCATTCAGCTCCAGTCCACCCTCAGTGACAGTTCTCCAAAGAGGAAGTCCAGTGGCGGGATGAAGACGCAGCGCTTCCTTCATGACCGCCTGCCAATATGGCATCTCAAGACTCTCTTTGAAGCTCAAATGGCCCCCGGCAGAGGTAGATCGGTCAACCTCCTCTCTGAGTTTCCTCATCACATCTGGATATTTG
The sequence above is drawn from the Trichoderma breve strain T069 chromosome 5, whole genome shotgun sequence genome and encodes:
- a CDS encoding response regulator receiver domain-containing protein; the protein is MRVAIREQLAALVLFAVLLSLAIISIPTWIFVHNFVVGVESDGLALTAMLKASEIASELELGQTICSTIASRILLQQAFADFYNQNSSSPFAKARADLESAMGVKGGINGVLQARLYSRNTTGGDHGGLLSVTGAGVGNATDNIVLPYLAPDGSRVNLSDTEYGYPLSLYPNITYTSLGYPNPYVPSTPAFGAYAFPNVNLSTGGGLVLGPLVINETFALISLTIPVRSYAISGFILGYMTLVLAAGSLSDIQSSPEGLGSTGIVLLVGPANPSNRFNVSQPASNDTYSPTQPSFRNTPVRFVIPPVPKDGQPDRHSRRNYMDGNWYARPFPLYQFPSLTKVYTRKLSPLNNSTVDLSTTNEQGVPVAVGVARPATTLVNWAVVVEKAKSEAYEPIDKLRDILLGCVFGTAGLVAILIFPCAHLSVMSIRRLKSATEKSINPPGYDDEFDDAFDEENPSSGATSSKRSDRGFFATIWRRIFREKKIIPISEADAHRHVFKIPGRVEVGKHYITDELTELTDTFNSMTDELLKQYTSLEEKVQERTRELEVSKRAAEAANESKTLFIANISHELKTPLNGIMGMCAVCMEEDDIVRIKQSLKTLYRSGDLLLHLLEDLLSFSKNQIGQHISLEEREFRLGDIKSQMLSIFDKQVRESDITFTVSLLSTENTELDEIFDSEKRLPALGPDGMGRLKDVYVWGDQHRILQVMINLVNNSLKFTPAGGKVDLRIRCISEVEQPNNDNSRTSSLSKSGSTRVGRSRHRGSTGSSRSTNSRTTNASATLRNGTALSINPMDPKATPHVRVRERSPTPPPPNAKPYIFEFEVEDTGPGIPEHMQDKIFEPFVQGDLGLNRKFGGTGLGLSICSQLAKLMGGSVTLKSTVGVGSTFTMQIPLKFVKDRPPSTASSSTNSRPTSVRSTAGDHARNPMNSMNSMNGSASPLQDPKSKSTPALLDNKLPRLVGLSAPFFAKSTSAPSKEDQTAAIDKAMANKTGKGKLRVLVADDNATNVEVVSRMLKLEEVYDVAIAKDGQEAYELVKASMEKNQRFDVIFMDIQMPNVDGLQSTRLIRKMGYVAPIVALTAFSEESNVKECIESGMDEFLSKPIRRPALKKVLKKFVTIPEEPETTGSMKEKGSNHTYTMNGTNGTNGINGKIRE